Proteins encoded together in one Polypterus senegalus isolate Bchr_013 chromosome 16, ASM1683550v1, whole genome shotgun sequence window:
- the LOC120516698 gene encoding uncharacterized protein LOC120516698: MAEILQHAILFVLDLFCTSFLLPLCCFSCFILLGCILLILMTGVLLRRPQISTKSIGRAIVIADKNCEPAESFLRKLALRGFSVFVAVRGEAVKYLDGEMANRGRIVKVDVARDEYVARVQHFIEQVMSHKDIVGSLVKPQVILWSEWDSQGKPHCYKIGLDKLLVSCRRVAHFVFTASQGALIFAWKLFVLPVFWMNYVKRDTKS, from the exons ATGGCTGAAATACTCCAGCAcgcaattttatttgttttagatcttttttgcACTTCCTTTTTATTACCATTGTGCTGCTTCAGCTGCTTCATTCTACTGGGATGTATCCTTTTAATTCTTATGACTGGTGTCTTACTCCGAAGACCTCAAATATCGACAAAGTCAATCGGCAGAGCTATCGTGATTGCCGACAAGAACTGCGAGCCTGCCGAGTCTTTTCTCAGAAAACTCGCTCTCCGGGGATTTTCTGTCTTTGTTGCAGTCCGTGGAGAAGCAGTAAAGTATCTGGATGGAGAGATGGCTAACAGAGGCAGAATCGTAAAGGTAGACGTGGCCCGCGACGAATACGTGGCAAGGGTTCAGCATTTCATTGAACAGGTGATGAGTCACAAAG acatTGTGGGGTCTCTGGTGAAGCCACAGGTAATATTGTGGAGCGAATGGGACAGTCAAGGAAAGCCACATTGCTATAAAATTGGACTGGATAAACTCCTAGTGTCATGTCGGAGAGTggctcattttgtttttactgcatCACAAG GTGCACTGATCTTTGCATGGAAGCTCTTTGTCCTGCCGGTGTTTTGGATGAATTATGTGAAAAGAGACACAAAATCATAG